The following nucleotide sequence is from bacterium.
CGCGCCAGGAGTTCATGGCCGTCACCGGCGGGAAGCCGAACAGCTTGTCGCTCGCCTACCACTGGACGCGGATGATCGAACTGCTGCACTCCGGCGAGAAGATCCAGGCCCTCCTCAACGACCCGGACCTGCAGGGCAAGGACCTCGTGGTCAAGGGCCAGCGCCGCGCCGAGTGGGCCGCGATCGTCGAGGCCCCCCGCGGCACGCTCTTCCACCACTACCGCGTGGACGCGCAGGACCGGGTGACGATGGCCAACCTGATCGTCTCGACGACGAGCAACAACGAGCCGATGAACCGGGCCGTGCAGATGATCGCGAAGAGCTACCTGAGCGGGAAGAAGGAGATCACGGAGGGGATGCTCAACCACATCGAGGTCGGCATCCGCGCCTACGATCCCTGCCTCTCCTGCGCCACGCACGCGCTCGGCAAGATGCCGCTCGAGGTGGAGCTGCGGGACGCTGCGGGCGCGCTGCTCGATCGGCGGCGGACGGCATGAACGCCGCCGCGCCGCTCCTGGTGATCGGTTACGGCAACCCGGGCCGTCAGGACGACGGCCTCGGGCCGGCCTTTGCCGACGCCCTGGCGCGGCTGGGCCTGCCCGGTGTGCAGGTGGACAGCGACTACCAGCTCAACGTCGAGGATGCCGCGGCGGCCGCCGCCTGCGAGCGCGTCCTCTTCGTGGACGCCGACAGCGCCGGTCCCGCGCCCTTCTCGCTGCAGCGCCTGGCGCCGGCGCCCGACGGCGCGAGCTTCAGCACGCACAGCGTCCGCCCGGAAGCCGTGCTGGCGTTGGCCAAAGGTCTCTTCGGTGCCGAGCCCGAGCCCTGGCTGCTGGGGATTCGGGGCTATCAGTTCAACGAGTTCGGCGAGGGTCTGTCCGCGCAGGCTGCGCGCAATCTGGCCGCGGCGCTGGACTGGGCGCGAGACGCGCTGCCGAGGCGCGCCCTGGCGCCGATCCGCGCTTCGGCGGCCGACCCGGCCGCCACGAGTGAAGAGGGTGACGCATGAAAGACGGCAAGACGGTTATCCTGTGCATCGATGACGATCCCGACATTCTCTCCTACCTGCGCATCGTCCTCGAGAGTGCGGGCTACGTGATGGCGGAGGCGCCCAGCGCCGAGGAGGGCCTGCGGATCTACCGCGACTGCAAGCCCGACCTGATCATCGTCGACCTGATGATGGAGGAGGTCGATGCGGGCACCAGCTTCGTCCGCGAGTTGCGCGCTCTCGGCAACAAGGCGCCGATCTTCATGCTCAGCTCCACGGGCGACAACCTGGCGATGGCGATCGACACCACGCAGCTCGGGCTGGCCGGCGTGCTCCAGAAGCCGGTCAGCAAGGAGCGCCTGCTCAACCTGATCAAAGCGAAGCTGGGTTAGCGCTCGCCAGCGGACTCCCGACGGCGCCCGTCCCTTTGGGGGCGGGCGCTTCGCATGCGGAGCGGGGGCGGCGCGTCTCAGCGCGCGGAGGGCCGGGCGGCGCGCGCTCCCAGCTGCCGGGATCCCAGGCAACCGGCGGCCCGGCAGAACGCTAGGCCGATTCAGGAGCTGCTGGAAGGTCCACGACGACGGTCGTGCCCACACCCTCCTCGCTGGCCAGGTGCAGGCGCCCGCCATGGGCTTCCACGGCCTGCTTGACGAGGGCGAGACCGAGCCCCGTGCCCTCCTCGGCCAGTTGCTTGGCATTGCTGGCCCGGAAGAACTCGCTGAAGAGCTTCGCCTGCTCGGGGGAGGGAATGCCGATCCCGTTGTCGCGCACCTCGATGCGCAGCCCGCCGATCGGCGAGGGCTGGAAGCGCACCCGCACGAAGCCTCCGGCCGGCGTGTACTTGATGGCGTTGGAGACGAGGTTCTCCAGGAGCTGGCCGATCGCCTCCTCGTGGCCCCAGAGGTCGGGGCTGCCCGGTTCGACGGCGAATGTCAGTTCCAGCGCCCTGGCGGCGGCCCGCTCGGCGAAGACCTCCCGCAG
It contains:
- a CDS encoding hydrogenase maturation protease, with translation MNAAAPLLVIGYGNPGRQDDGLGPAFADALARLGLPGVQVDSDYQLNVEDAAAAAACERVLFVDADSAGPAPFSLQRLAPAPDGASFSTHSVRPEAVLALAKGLFGAEPEPWLLGIRGYQFNEFGEGLSAQAARNLAAALDWARDALPRRALAPIRASAADPAATSEEGDA
- a CDS encoding response regulator; translated protein: MKDGKTVILCIDDDPDILSYLRIVLESAGYVMAEAPSAEEGLRIYRDCKPDLIIVDLMMEEVDAGTSFVRELRALGNKAPIFMLSSTGDNLAMAIDTTQLGLAGVLQKPVSKERLLNLIKAKLG
- a CDS encoding Ni/Fe hydrogenase subunit alpha, giving the protein RQEFMAVTGGKPNSLSLAYHWTRMIELLHSGEKIQALLNDPDLQGKDLVVKGQRRAEWAAIVEAPRGTLFHHYRVDAQDRVTMANLIVSTTSNNEPMNRAVQMIAKSYLSGKKEITEGMLNHIEVGIRAYDPCLSCATHALGKMPLEVELRDAAGALLDRRRTA